The following proteins are co-located in the Pseudomonas fluorescens genome:
- a CDS encoding GlxA family transcriptional regulator yields the protein MTVPVLFVLLPNVLMLDLAGPAEVLRLAAQAEDPAAIDFDLQYVSPVQSLQTSIGLPLTGLAPLPPTLAPGTWVVLVGSTSKVTAQRRQAFESASDTLTQWLQNVFAVSGERLMCVCAGALSAARAGLLDGRQCTTHHALCSTLQGLAPKARVLENRLYVTDGPVSCSAGVTAGIDLMLHLVAQLAGPRLACAVARDMVVYMRRSGADPQLSPWIAGRNHLHPAVHRVQDAIAAAPCEVWTVTRMASLACTSSRHLARLFHEHVGSSPLDYLHTLRLTVARELLVESTLDIETVAERAGFGSARHLRRIWGKYEAGTPSAGRVAAAG from the coding sequence GTGCCGGTGCTGTTCGTGCTGCTGCCCAACGTGCTGATGCTGGACCTGGCGGGCCCTGCCGAAGTGCTGCGCCTGGCCGCTCAAGCCGAGGACCCGGCGGCCATCGACTTCGATTTGCAGTACGTCAGCCCGGTGCAATCCCTGCAAACCTCCATCGGCTTGCCGCTCACGGGGTTGGCGCCGCTCCCGCCAACCCTGGCGCCGGGCACGTGGGTGGTGTTGGTGGGCTCGACGTCAAAGGTCACGGCGCAGCGCCGGCAGGCGTTCGAGTCGGCCAGCGATACGCTGACCCAGTGGCTGCAAAATGTCTTCGCCGTGTCGGGCGAGCGGCTGATGTGCGTTTGCGCAGGCGCCTTGAGTGCCGCCCGTGCAGGCCTGCTCGACGGGCGCCAGTGCACCACGCACCATGCGTTGTGCTCGACGTTACAAGGACTGGCCCCCAAGGCGCGGGTGTTGGAAAACCGCCTTTACGTCACCGACGGTCCGGTCAGTTGCAGCGCCGGTGTGACGGCGGGCATCGACCTGATGCTGCACCTCGTCGCGCAACTGGCCGGGCCCCGGCTGGCCTGTGCCGTCGCGCGGGATATGGTGGTGTACATGCGGCGCAGCGGCGCCGACCCGCAGCTTTCGCCGTGGATCGCCGGGCGCAACCACCTGCACCCGGCCGTGCATCGGGTGCAGGACGCAATCGCCGCGGCGCCCTGTGAGGTGTGGACCGTCACGCGCATGGCCAGCCTGGCCTGCACCAGCAGCCGGCACCTGGCGCGGTTGTTCCACGAGCATGTCGGCAGCAGTCCGCTGGACTACCTGCACACGCTGCGGTTAACCGTGGCCCGTGAGTTGCTGGTTGAGTCGACCCTGGACATTGAAACCGTCGCCGAGCGCGCAGGCTTTGGTTCGGCGCGCCATCTGCGGCGCATCTGGGGCAAATATGAAGCGGGGACGCCTTCAGCTGGGCGTGTCGCCGCCGCTGGTTGA